From a region of the Danio aesculapii chromosome 4, fDanAes4.1, whole genome shotgun sequence genome:
- the LOC130222075 gene encoding uncharacterized protein LOC130222075 gives MVSEMHEDEVTNVVRKEKIILKLGQHLFNKHGHDATKHEYIRQKMRETGRLVLEGRKHGKLKEVSEFFVPANFPHVINAVHGVAGLNEETSSYKTPSLALKLGHNLKKMASIIECEAMMSGDKNTLSDAQAFKQICDTKWSECVSSHALRTLSEAKWNSPQLLPFAEDVKKMHQYLDSHSKESQTKLEQEPSSKHWAELAKVTLCQVILFNRRREGEVSKMSLNSFILRDTSSTHPDVELALTDLEKSLCKHFQRIEIRGKRGRKVPILLTPDMVTSMELLVKTRRNCDVLDENVFMFARPNAMSHFRGSDIVRYVARSCGAQSPEALSSTRLRKHMATMSKVLNLKDNEMDDIANFLGHDIRVHRQYYRLPEGTLQLAKISKVLMAMERGQLNYFKGKNLDEIEIDPQEKIQMDSDESDSDTEITEKAASPSNSADKSKKSTAGVGQKKTTQPAKGKKVKKRQPMDLEQPDTTKRSSRNPRKKWSTEEIQAVEKTLLTCIKSGRVPGKTQCEECIKSSPAALQGRSWEAVKFYVKNRIDSLKRKL, from the exons ATGGTGAGCGAAATGCATGAAGATGAGGTAACAAATGTTGTCCGCAAAGAAAAAATCATCTTAAAATTAGGACAGCATCTGTTCAATAAACATGGGCACGATGCCACAAAACATGAGTACATCAGGCAAAAGATGCGTGAAACCGGGCGACTCGTGCTTGAAGGAAGGAAGCATGGGAAGTTGAAGGAAGTGTCCGAGTTCTTCGTTCCAGCTAATTTTCCTCACGTCATCAATGCAGTTCACGGTGTGGCTGGCTTAAACGAAGAGACAAGCAGCTATAAAACACCGTCTTTGGCCCTAAAGTTAGGGCACAACCTCAAGAAGATGGCCAGCATTATTGAATGTGAGGCAATGATGTCAGGTGATAAGAATACCCTCAGCGATGCGCAAGCCTTTAAACAAATCTGTGACACTAAATGGAGTGAGTGTGTGTCATCCCATGCTCTCCGAACTTTGAGTGAAGCAAAATGGAATTCTCCACAGCTTCTTCCATTTGCAGAAGATGTGAAAAAAATGCACCAATATCTTGACAGCCATAGTAAGGAGTCTCAAACAAAACTTGAACAAGAACCAAGTAGCAAACACTGGGCAGAACTTGCAAAAGTGACACTCTGTCAGGTGATACTTTTTAATCGTAGAAGGGAAGGAGAGGTATCCAAGATGTCCCTTAATTCTTTCATATTGAGGGATACCTCATCGACTCATCCAGATGTAGAGCTTGCCCTGACAGACCTTGAAAAGTCACTTTGCAAGCACTTCCAGAGAATTGAAATACGAGGTAAACGTGGACGTAAGGTCCCCATTCTTCTCACACCTGATATGGTGACATCGATGGAGTTACTCGTCAAGACTCGCCGTAACTGTGATGTTCTGGATGAGAATGTATTCATGTTTGCAAGACCAAACGCAATGAGCCATTTCAGAGGATCAGACATTGTTCGATATGTAGCTCGCAGCTGTGGAGCACAATCTCCAGAAGCACTGTCCTCAACTAGATTGCGAAAGCATATGGCAACAATGTCCAAAGTACTGAACTTAAAAGATAATGAAATGGACGATATTGCTAACTTCCTAGGACATGACATCAGAGTCCATCGCCAATACTATAGACTACCTGAAGGTACCTTACAGTTGGCAAAGATAAGCAAAGTACTTATGGCTATGGAGCGAGGACAACTAAATTATTTCAAAGGAAAGAATCTCGATGAGATCGAGATTGATCCACAAG AAAAAATACAGATGGACAGTGATGAATCGGACTCTGACACCGAAATAACTGAAAAGGCTGCTTCACCTTCAAATTCTGCAG ACAAATCAAAGAAGTCTACTGCTGGAGTTGGACAAAAGAAAACTACACAACCAGCTAAAG GAAAGAAAGTTAAAAAACGGCAGCCAATGGACTTGGAACAACCAGACACAACAAAGA gatCTTCGCGAAACCCACGGAAAAAGTGGTCTACAGAGGAGATCCAAGCGGTAGAAAAAACGTTGCTAACCTGCATCAAGTCTGGAAGGGTTCCCGGGAAAACACAGTGCGAAGAATGCATTAAATCCTCCCCTGCTGCGCTTCAAGGAAGAAGCTGGGAGGCAGTcaaattttatgttaaaaatCGCATTGACTCGTTGAAGCGAAAATTGTAA